The Polaribacter tangerinus genome has a segment encoding these proteins:
- the polA gene encoding DNA polymerase I: MSHQKRVFLVDAYALIFRGYYAFIKNPRINSKGLDTSAIMGFMNSLLDVIKRERPDKLAVCFDKGGSTDRVEMFEAYKANRDETPEAIKLAVPYIMEILKAMHIPIMVKEGFEADDVIGTLSKQAEKEGYKTFMVTPDKDFAQLVSENIFMYKPRFGGGYDIWGVPEVKEKFEVERPEQVIDFLGMMGDSADNIPGLPGVGEKTAKKFLAQFGSMENLLANTDQLKGKMKEKVEAAKELGLLSKKLATIMLDVPVTFNAEDFELEQPDIEKVTSLFNELEFRNLLTNFTRTFASENTEKTVVEAVPKDNTTSPKKEIEGQFDLFAAPGAGNVSETDIAAGFKTIANTTHFYQLIDTELSRKLLIRKLMSQKSVCFDTETTGLKALEVSLVGIAFCFEKGKGYYVSFPENEEETTTILEEFRPFFESDIEKIGHNLKYDLKVLSNYNISVKGKLFDTMIAHYLINPDMRHNMDILAETYLNYQPVSITELIGKKGKNQLSMRAIPLDQQTEYAVEDADITFQLKQLFTKELESGNVMELFNNIELPLVAVLTAMEVEGINIDINFLKGLSSALTEDINRLEKSIYEEAGEEFNIASPKQLGIILFEKLALVKKPKKTKTGQYATGEDILSFLAKEHQIIRNIQEYRQYKKLLSTYVDALPNEVNKKTNRIHTEYMQAVAATGRLSSNNPNLQNIPIRTTRGREVRKAFVPRNDNYVLLAADYSQIELRIIAALSEEENMINAFKNGEDIHASTAAKVFNVPLEEVTREQRSNAKTVNFGIIYGVSAFGLSNQTNLSRSEAKELIDTYYETYPKLKAYMTSQVDFAREKGYVETVLKRRRYLKDINSRNAMVRSGAERNAVNAPIQGSAADIIKLAMIHIHQRFEKENFKSKMLLQVHDELVFDAHKDELETIKPIIKYEMENAFKMSVPLDVEIDMGQNWLEAH; encoded by the coding sequence ATGTCACATCAAAAAAGAGTTTTTTTAGTAGATGCTTATGCATTAATTTTTAGAGGATATTATGCATTTATAAAAAACCCTAGAATAAATTCTAAAGGACTCGACACCTCTGCTATTATGGGGTTTATGAACTCGCTGCTAGATGTTATAAAAAGAGAAAGACCAGACAAATTGGCTGTTTGTTTCGATAAAGGAGGAAGCACCGACAGAGTAGAAATGTTTGAAGCTTATAAAGCAAATAGAGATGAAACTCCTGAAGCTATAAAACTGGCCGTACCTTACATTATGGAAATTTTAAAGGCCATGCACATTCCTATTATGGTTAAAGAAGGTTTTGAGGCAGATGATGTTATTGGAACCCTTTCTAAACAAGCAGAAAAAGAAGGTTACAAAACTTTTATGGTAACACCAGACAAAGATTTTGCGCAGTTAGTATCTGAAAACATTTTTATGTACAAACCTCGTTTTGGAGGTGGTTATGATATTTGGGGCGTGCCCGAAGTAAAAGAAAAATTTGAGGTAGAAAGACCAGAACAAGTTATTGATTTTCTTGGAATGATGGGAGATTCTGCCGATAATATTCCGGGGTTACCAGGTGTTGGAGAAAAAACAGCTAAAAAATTCCTGGCACAATTCGGTTCTATGGAAAACCTTTTAGCAAATACCGATCAACTAAAAGGTAAAATGAAAGAAAAAGTAGAAGCAGCAAAAGAACTAGGTCTTCTTTCTAAAAAATTAGCTACCATAATGTTAGATGTTCCTGTAACTTTTAATGCTGAAGATTTTGAACTAGAGCAACCAGATATAGAAAAAGTAACGTCCCTTTTTAACGAATTAGAATTTAGAAACTTACTCACCAACTTTACCCGAACTTTTGCATCAGAAAATACAGAAAAAACAGTTGTAGAGGCTGTACCAAAAGACAATACTACATCTCCCAAAAAAGAAATAGAAGGTCAGTTCGATTTATTTGCTGCACCCGGCGCTGGTAATGTTTCTGAAACAGATATCGCCGCTGGCTTCAAAACTATTGCCAATACTACCCACTTTTATCAACTTATAGATACAGAACTCTCTAGAAAATTGTTAATTCGTAAACTAATGAGTCAAAAATCTGTTTGTTTCGATACAGAAACTACCGGTTTAAAAGCTCTAGAAGTATCTCTTGTGGGTATTGCATTTTGTTTTGAAAAAGGAAAAGGGTATTATGTTTCTTTTCCGGAAAACGAAGAAGAAACAACTACCATTTTAGAGGAATTTAGACCTTTTTTTGAGAGTGATATCGAAAAAATTGGTCATAATTTAAAATATGATTTAAAAGTATTATCTAATTACAATATCTCTGTAAAAGGTAAACTTTTTGATACTATGATTGCACATTACCTCATAAACCCAGATATGCGTCATAATATGGATATTTTAGCAGAAACATATTTAAATTACCAACCTGTATCCATTACAGAGTTGATTGGTAAAAAAGGTAAAAACCAGCTTTCTATGAGAGCTATTCCATTAGACCAACAAACTGAGTATGCGGTAGAAGATGCAGACATTACTTTTCAGCTTAAACAATTGTTTACAAAAGAGTTAGAAAGTGGTAATGTAATGGAACTATTTAATAATATAGAATTGCCTCTTGTTGCTGTACTAACTGCCATGGAAGTGGAAGGTATAAATATAGATATCAATTTTTTAAAAGGACTTTCCAGTGCATTAACCGAAGACATTAATCGTTTGGAAAAAAGTATTTATGAAGAAGCTGGAGAAGAGTTTAATATTGCCTCTCCGAAACAACTTGGTATTATTTTATTCGAAAAACTAGCGTTGGTAAAAAAACCTAAAAAAACCAAAACTGGTCAATACGCTACGGGAGAGGATATATTATCTTTCCTAGCAAAAGAACATCAAATTATTAGAAATATACAAGAATACCGTCAGTATAAAAAATTACTTAGCACCTATGTAGATGCTTTACCGAATGAAGTAAATAAAAAAACAAATAGAATTCATACCGAATATATGCAAGCTGTTGCCGCTACTGGCCGATTAAGCTCTAACAACCCAAATTTACAAAATATACCAATTAGAACAACACGTGGTAGAGAGGTTAGAAAAGCGTTTGTACCGAGAAATGACAATTATGTTTTACTTGCTGCCGATTACTCTCAAATAGAGTTAAGAATAATTGCCGCATTAAGTGAAGAAGAAAACATGATAAATGCCTTTAAAAATGGAGAAGATATTCATGCATCTACTGCAGCAAAAGTTTTTAATGTGCCTTTAGAAGAGGTTACGAGAGAGCAACGTAGCAATGCTAAAACAGTAAATTTTGGAATAATTTATGGAGTTTCTGCATTCGGATTAAGCAACCAAACAAACCTATCTAGAAGCGAAGCTAAAGAACTAATAGATACCTACTATGAAACCTATCCGAAGTTAAAAGCCTACATGACTTCTCAAGTAGATTTTGCTAGAGAAAAAGGGTATGTAGAAACTGTTTTAAAAAGGCGTAGATATTTAAAAGACATTAATTCTAGAAATGCCATGGTAAGAAGTGGTGCCGAAAGAAATGCTGTAAATGCCCCAATACAAGGCTCTGCTGCTGATATTATTAAGTTAGCAATGATTCATATTCACCAACGTTTTGAAAAGGAAAATTTTAAATCTAAAATGCTTTTACAAGTTCATGATGAACTAGTTTTTGATGCTCATAAAGACGAATTAGAAACGATAAAACCAATTATAAAATACGAAATGGAAAACGCTTTTAAAATGAGTGTTCCTTTAGATGTTGAGATAGATATGGGACAAAACTGGCTAGAAGCACATTAA
- a CDS encoding L-threonylcarbamoyladenylate synthase, producing METIISKDIQKAVSLLTNNELVAIPTETVYGLAGNIFSEKAIKKIFSTKQRPFFNPLIVHISSIEKLESIASYVPEKAKILASAFWPGSLTLVLKKNNAVPDLITAGKDTVAVRIPNHPITLQLLNLLPFPLAAPSANPFGSISPTKPTHVAHYFKNNIQQVLDGGSCKNGIESTIIGFEDETPVVYRLGALSIEKIEAVIGKVSVKNNKENKPDAPGMLARHYAPKTTTLLVNDVRAEIQKHSSKKIGVLTFKDSLNDDTITEIVLSKNGFFEEAAAKLYAAMHQLDAKNLDIIIAERFPENDLGKSINDRLQRATFK from the coding sequence ATGGAAACAATAATTTCTAAAGACATACAAAAAGCAGTAAGCCTTTTAACCAATAACGAATTGGTAGCAATTCCAACAGAAACTGTTTATGGGTTGGCAGGTAATATTTTTAGTGAAAAAGCTATAAAAAAAATATTTTCTACCAAACAAAGGCCTTTTTTTAACCCGCTAATTGTTCATATATCTTCGATTGAAAAACTAGAAAGTATAGCAAGTTATGTACCCGAAAAAGCAAAAATATTAGCAAGTGCTTTTTGGCCTGGCTCTTTAACTTTGGTATTAAAAAAAAATAACGCAGTACCCGATTTAATTACCGCAGGAAAAGATACTGTAGCAGTTCGCATACCAAATCACCCAATAACATTACAACTTTTAAACCTGTTACCTTTTCCTTTAGCAGCACCAAGTGCAAATCCCTTTGGAAGTATTAGCCCTACAAAACCAACACATGTAGCACACTATTTTAAAAATAACATTCAACAAGTTTTAGACGGTGGCTCATGTAAAAACGGTATCGAATCTACTATTATTGGTTTCGAAGATGAAACTCCTGTAGTGTATAGGTTGGGAGCTTTATCAATAGAAAAAATTGAAGCTGTTATTGGTAAAGTTAGCGTAAAAAATAATAAAGAAAATAAACCAGATGCTCCTGGAATGCTAGCAAGACATTATGCGCCAAAAACGACTACACTTCTCGTTAATGATGTACGTGCTGAAATACAAAAACATTCCTCAAAAAAAATTGGAGTTTTAACCTTTAAAGATTCTTTAAATGATGATACAATAACTGAAATAGTGTTATCCAAAAATGGTTTTTTTGAAGAAGCAGCCGCAAAATTATATGCAGCAATGCATCAATTAGATGCAAAAAATTTAGATATCATAATAGCAGAACGTTTTCCAGAAAATGATTTAGGAAAATCTATTAATGATAGGTTACAGCGAGCTACTTTTAAATAA
- a CDS encoding DUF5916 domain-containing protein, with product MRFSKLILGFGILFTFHFNAQEIAVNKVPKRIYTTKKLVKTPVIDGLITEDAWNIVPWSTDFVQKTPNEGVAPTFQTKFKVMYDAKYLYIAVRAFDDAPNLIQQRLSRRDGFAGDRVNVIIDSYHDKRTAFVFTTTAAGVKGEEIVTQNGDNWDESWNPVWFTDANLDDKGWTAEMKIPLSQLRFGDAKEQIWGFNVNRTLFRANERSLWQRIPNEQAGFISEAGELHGLINLKSQKQLEIQPFTVLQYDSYPAEAGNPYRTGNDFNINGGLDAKIGITNDLTLDLTINPDFGQVEADPGAIALDGFQIFFREQRPFFVENKNIFDFEFANGRDNLFYSRRVGRNPHRSPNLSNGEFADVPQNSTILGAAKFSGKTQNGWSIGVLESVTANEYAEVRETDGSTREEIVEPLTNFFVARAQKDFNERNSFLGGIFTATNRNLAGNFSELHKAAYTGGIDFRHVWRKRDFYVEGNTIISHVLGSEEAIENTQKSMARLFQRPGASHVNLDVTRTSLTGTGGRIEAGKQGGGHWRYGGGFVWRSPELELNDVGFLRQTDEMIQYAQGRYLWFVPKGIYRDITVSLEQSSTYDFGGNLNRFRYELQGNANWKNNWGTEIGVGASSQIHRNAFLRGGPRWRAADDHFMYGFVNSDRSKKFSFTVGYVAIRSEEDVFTRNRYVFRMNYQPFDAFSMSLNNELEQTIDKTQYVSTTNFGTDKRYILGTIKNDSWTTTLRLNYSINPDFSIQFYGQPFISRGRYSDFNYVNNPVASSFKNRVNLYEDSQITSQIDANGNETFLIDENLNSSTDYSFAKPDFSFVQLQTNLVVRWEYIPGSELFFVWARGSVGSQDFNDSLGQSIRTQVFDTPANDTFLIKATYRFVR from the coding sequence ATGAGATTCTCTAAACTAATACTCGGTTTTGGTATCCTTTTTACATTTCATTTTAATGCTCAAGAAATTGCTGTAAACAAAGTCCCTAAAAGAATATACACCACAAAAAAACTAGTAAAAACTCCAGTTATAGATGGGTTAATTACAGAAGACGCTTGGAATATTGTTCCTTGGTCTACTGATTTTGTTCAGAAAACACCTAACGAAGGTGTGGCACCAACTTTTCAAACTAAGTTTAAGGTAATGTACGATGCAAAATATTTGTACATTGCTGTGAGAGCTTTTGATGATGCTCCTAACTTAATACAACAGCGTTTAAGTAGGCGAGATGGTTTTGCAGGAGATAGGGTGAATGTTATTATAGATAGTTATCACGACAAAAGAACAGCGTTTGTTTTTACAACAACTGCTGCAGGTGTAAAAGGTGAGGAAATTGTTACTCAAAATGGAGATAATTGGGATGAAAGTTGGAATCCTGTTTGGTTTACCGATGCCAATTTAGATGATAAAGGTTGGACTGCAGAAATGAAAATTCCTTTAAGTCAACTTCGATTCGGAGATGCCAAAGAACAAATTTGGGGTTTTAACGTAAATAGAACTCTTTTTCGAGCCAATGAAAGGTCGTTATGGCAAAGAATACCCAACGAGCAAGCGGGTTTTATTAGTGAAGCTGGTGAGTTACATGGTTTAATTAATTTAAAATCTCAAAAGCAATTAGAAATTCAACCTTTTACAGTATTGCAGTACGATTCATATCCAGCAGAAGCTGGCAATCCATACAGAACCGGTAATGATTTTAATATTAACGGTGGTTTGGATGCCAAAATTGGTATTACTAACGATTTAACGTTAGATTTAACTATAAATCCAGATTTTGGTCAAGTAGAAGCAGATCCTGGTGCCATTGCATTAGATGGGTTTCAAATATTTTTTAGAGAGCAAAGACCTTTTTTTGTGGAAAATAAAAATATATTTGATTTTGAATTTGCCAATGGCAGAGACAATCTTTTTTATAGTCGTAGAGTAGGTAGAAACCCACATAGGAGTCCGAATTTAAGTAACGGAGAATTTGCAGATGTTCCTCAAAACTCCACAATTTTAGGAGCTGCTAAGTTTTCTGGAAAAACACAAAATGGCTGGTCTATTGGTGTTTTAGAAAGTGTAACTGCAAATGAATATGCAGAGGTTAGAGAAACAGATGGCAGCACAAGAGAGGAGATTGTAGAGCCTTTAACTAACTTTTTTGTGGCTCGTGCACAAAAAGATTTTAATGAAAGGAATTCTTTTTTAGGAGGTATTTTTACCGCAACAAATAGAAATTTGGCGGGTAATTTTTCTGAGCTGCATAAGGCTGCATACACAGGAGGTATCGATTTTAGACATGTGTGGCGAAAAAGAGATTTTTATGTAGAGGGAAATACTATTATAAGTCATGTTTTAGGAAGCGAAGAAGCGATAGAAAATACACAAAAATCGATGGCTAGACTTTTTCAAAGACCAGGTGCATCGCATGTAAATCTAGATGTTACAAGAACTTCTTTAACTGGTACTGGAGGTAGAATTGAAGCAGGAAAACAAGGAGGTGGCCATTGGCGATATGGTGGTGGTTTTGTATGGAGATCTCCAGAGCTAGAACTGAATGATGTTGGTTTTTTAAGGCAAACAGACGAAATGATTCAGTATGCTCAAGGGCGTTATTTATGGTTTGTCCCCAAAGGCATTTACAGAGATATTACGGTTAGTTTAGAACAGTCTTCTACTTATGATTTTGGCGGAAATTTAAACAGATTTAGATATGAGCTTCAGGGAAATGCCAACTGGAAAAATAATTGGGGTACAGAAATTGGTGTTGGCGCAAGCAGTCAAATTCACAGAAATGCTTTTTTAAGAGGAGGTCCAAGATGGCGAGCGGCAGATGATCATTTTATGTATGGTTTTGTAAATTCCGATAGAAGTAAAAAATTTAGTTTTACAGTTGGGTATGTTGCTATTAGAAGTGAAGAAGATGTATTTACTAGAAATAGGTATGTTTTTAGAATGAATTACCAGCCTTTCGATGCTTTTAGCATGTCTTTAAACAACGAGTTAGAGCAAACAATAGACAAAACACAGTATGTTTCTACTACAAACTTCGGAACCGATAAAAGATATATTTTAGGAACTATTAAAAACGATTCTTGGACTACAACTTTGCGGTTGAATTATAGTATTAATCCAGATTTTTCTATTCAATTTTATGGTCAACCATTTATATCTCGGGGAAGGTATTCCGATTTTAATTATGTAAATAACCCGGTAGCTAGTTCATTTAAAAATCGTGTAAACTTATATGAAGATAGTCAAATAACTTCTCAGATTGATGCCAATGGGAATGAAACTTTTTTAATTGATGAAAATTTAAATTCTAGTACAGACTATTCTTTTGCAAAACCAGATTTCTCTTTTGTTCAATTACAAACAAATTTGGTTGTTCGATGGGAATACATTCCGGGTTCAGAGTTGTTTTTTGTATGGGCAAGAGGTTCTGTAGGTTCTCAAGACTTTAATGATTCACTTGGTCAGAGTATTAGAACACAGGTTTTTGATACCCCTGCAAATGATACTTTTTTAATTAAAGCTACCTATCGTTTTGTAAGATAA
- the rplM gene encoding 50S ribosomal protein L13: MNTLSYKTVSANSATVNKEWVLVDADGQTLGRLASKVAKLIRGKYKPNYTPHVDCGDNVVIINAEKIVLTGNKWKDKSYIRHTGYPGGQRSLTATEMFEKDPTRLIEKAVKGMLPKNILGAALYRNLYVYAGTEHKQAGQEPKAINLNDLK, encoded by the coding sequence ATGAACACATTAAGTTACAAAACAGTATCAGCAAACAGCGCTACCGTAAACAAGGAGTGGGTTTTAGTTGATGCGGACGGGCAAACGTTGGGTCGTCTAGCTTCTAAAGTAGCAAAGCTAATTAGAGGTAAATACAAGCCAAATTATACTCCTCACGTAGATTGTGGAGACAACGTGGTTATTATCAACGCAGAAAAAATTGTTTTAACTGGAAACAAGTGGAAAGACAAATCTTACATTCGTCATACAGGATATCCAGGAGGACAAAGATCATTAACTGCAACAGAAATGTTTGAGAAAGATCCAACAAGATTAATCGAAAAAGCAGTAAAAGGAATGTTACCTAAAAATATTTTAGGAGCAGCTTTGTACAGAAACTTGTATGTATATGCAGGTACAGAACACAAACAAGCGGGTCAAGAACCGAAAGCTATTAACCTTAACGATCTTAAATAA
- the rpsI gene encoding 30S ribosomal protein S9: METVHKIGRRKTAVARIYLTEGKGNITVNKKDFKSYFTTGTLQYKVQQPLMLTENLTSYDIKVNVYGGGVTGQAEAIRLAITRALVAIDADHRAILKPEGLLTRDPRMVERKKFGQKKARKKFQFSKR, from the coding sequence ATGGAAACAGTTCACAAAATAGGTAGAAGAAAAACAGCTGTTGCTCGTATTTATCTTACAGAAGGAAAAGGAAACATTACTGTAAACAAAAAAGACTTTAAAAGTTACTTTACTACAGGAACCTTACAATATAAAGTACAACAACCACTTATGCTAACAGAAAACTTAACGTCTTATGACATTAAAGTAAATGTTTATGGTGGTGGTGTAACTGGGCAAGCAGAAGCAATTCGTTTGGCAATTACAAGAGCTTTAGTTGCAATAGATGCAGACCATAGAGCTATTTTAAAACCAGAAGGATTATTAACGAGAGACCCAAGAATGGTTGAACGTAAGAAATTTGGTCAGAAAAAAGCACGTAAGAAATTCCAATTCTCGAAACGTTAA
- the rpsB gene encoding 30S ribosomal protein S2 has product MANVNIQELLDNGVHFGHLTRKWNPNMAPYIYTERNGVHIIDLYKTAAKIEETSEALKKIANSGRKILFVATKKQAKDIVAEKSKAVSMPYITERWPGGMLTNFVTIRKAVKKMAQIDRMKTDGSFDALSKREKLQINRQREKLEKNLGSISDMTRLPGALFVVDIKKEHIAVAEAQKLNIPIFAMVDTNSDPRQVDYVIPANDDASKSIDKVLSFVTDAIAEGLSERKSDKEKVKETKETAAPKAAEAKVEVAKESTEENK; this is encoded by the coding sequence ATGGCAAACGTAAACATTCAAGAATTATTAGACAATGGTGTACATTTCGGACACCTTACTAGAAAATGGAACCCAAACATGGCTCCATACATTTATACAGAAAGAAATGGAGTTCACATTATCGACTTGTATAAAACAGCAGCTAAAATAGAAGAAACTTCAGAAGCTTTAAAAAAGATTGCAAATTCTGGACGTAAAATTTTATTTGTAGCTACAAAAAAACAAGCAAAAGATATTGTTGCAGAAAAATCGAAAGCAGTAAGCATGCCTTACATTACCGAAAGATGGCCTGGAGGAATGTTAACCAACTTTGTTACTATTAGAAAAGCTGTTAAAAAAATGGCTCAAATTGATAGAATGAAAACAGATGGTTCTTTTGATGCATTGTCTAAGAGAGAAAAGTTACAAATTAATCGTCAGAGAGAAAAATTAGAAAAGAATTTAGGTTCTATTTCAGATATGACTCGTTTACCTGGTGCATTATTTGTAGTAGATATTAAAAAAGAACACATTGCAGTAGCTGAGGCTCAAAAATTGAACATTCCAATTTTTGCAATGGTAGATACCAATTCAGATCCAAGACAAGTAGATTATGTAATTCCAGCTAACGACGATGCTTCTAAGTCTATAGACAAAGTTTTATCTTTTGTTACTGATGCAATTGCAGAAGGTTTGTCTGAAAGAAAATCTGATAAAGAAAAAGTAAAAGAAACGAAAGAAACTGCTGCTCCAAAAGCTGCAGAAGCTAAAGTTGAAGTTGCTAAAGAATCTACAGAAGAAAATAAATAA
- the tsf gene encoding translation elongation factor Ts produces MVKISAADVKKLREATGAGMMDCKKALVEAEGNFDEAINILRKKGQKIAAKRADRESTEGVAVTKINDAKTAGVAIVLACETDFVGKNESFVALGNQFADIALNYNSKEEFLAADFDGMTVADKLVEQTGVIGEKLDITAFEKVEAAYVGAYTHIGKIAALVGLSAVVDNAETLAKDIAMQVASMGATTLSYKDFDPAYVAAETEARIAVIEKDNIELGRLGKTLKNVPQFISRSQLTDEVLAKAEEAAKAELKAEGKPEQIWDRILPGKMERFISDNTTLDMEQCLLDQAFIKDEKKNVAEYVKSYGNVEVSSFKRVTLG; encoded by the coding sequence ATGGTAAAAATAAGTGCTGCTGATGTTAAAAAATTAAGAGAAGCAACCGGAGCTGGAATGATGGACTGTAAAAAGGCATTAGTAGAAGCAGAAGGAAACTTTGACGAAGCAATAAATATTTTACGTAAAAAAGGTCAGAAAATTGCTGCAAAAAGAGCCGATAGAGAATCTACAGAAGGTGTTGCCGTAACAAAAATTAACGATGCTAAAACTGCTGGTGTTGCCATTGTATTAGCTTGTGAAACAGATTTTGTTGGTAAAAACGAATCTTTCGTAGCTTTAGGAAATCAATTTGCAGACATCGCGTTAAACTACAACAGTAAAGAAGAATTCTTAGCTGCAGATTTTGATGGTATGACAGTAGCTGATAAATTAGTGGAACAAACTGGTGTTATTGGAGAAAAATTAGATATCACAGCTTTTGAAAAAGTAGAAGCTGCTTATGTTGGTGCTTACACTCACATTGGTAAGATTGCTGCTTTAGTAGGTTTATCTGCAGTAGTAGATAACGCAGAAACATTAGCTAAAGATATTGCAATGCAAGTTGCTTCTATGGGTGCAACAACCTTATCTTACAAAGATTTTGATCCTGCTTATGTAGCCGCAGAAACAGAAGCTAGAATAGCAGTTATAGAAAAGGACAATATTGAATTAGGGAGATTAGGTAAGACATTAAAAAATGTTCCTCAATTTATTTCTAGATCTCAATTAACGGACGAAGTTTTAGCAAAAGCTGAAGAAGCTGCAAAGGCAGAATTAAAAGCTGAAGGAAAACCAGAACAAATTTGGGACAGAATTTTACCTGGTAAAATGGAAAGATTTATTTCAGACAATACCACTCTAGATATGGAGCAATGTCTTTTAGATCAAGCTTTTATTAAAGACGAAAAGAAAAATGTTGCCGAATATGTAAAGTCATATGGTAATGTTGAAGTTTCTTCTTTTAAAAGAGTTACATTAGGATAA
- the pyrH gene encoding UMP kinase produces the protein MQYKRILLKLSGEALMGERQYGIDPKRLSEYAKEIKEIVATGVEVAIVIGGGNIFRGVAGAANGMDRVQGDHMGMLATCINGLALQSALEDENVKTRLQTALEIKEVAEPYIKRKAIRHLEKGRVVIFGAGTGNPYFTTDTAAVLRAIEIDADAILKGTRVDGIYDVDPEKNINAVKFETITFKEVIDKGLKVMDMTAFTLSEENNLPIIVFDMNTNGNLLKLVSGEKIGTIVDN, from the coding sequence ATGCAATACAAAAGAATTCTCCTAAAATTAAGTGGAGAAGCATTAATGGGAGAAAGACAATACGGTATCGACCCGAAAAGACTTTCTGAATATGCAAAAGAAATAAAAGAAATTGTAGCTACTGGTGTAGAAGTTGCCATAGTTATTGGCGGTGGAAACATTTTTAGAGGTGTAGCAGGAGCTGCAAACGGTATGGATAGAGTTCAAGGAGACCATATGGGAATGCTAGCAACTTGTATAAATGGTCTTGCATTACAAAGTGCTTTAGAAGATGAAAATGTAAAAACAAGATTACAAACAGCATTAGAAATAAAAGAAGTTGCAGAACCTTACATTAAAAGAAAAGCAATTCGTCATTTAGAAAAAGGACGCGTAGTTATTTTTGGAGCTGGCACAGGAAACCCTTATTTTACTACAGATACGGCAGCTGTTTTAAGAGCTATAGAAATAGATGCAGACGCTATTTTAAAAGGAACTAGAGTAGATGGTATTTATGATGTAGACCCAGAAAAAAATATAAATGCGGTAAAATTCGAAACAATTACTTTTAAAGAAGTGATCGATAAAGGATTAAAAGTAATGGATATGACTGCTTTTACATTAAGTGAAGAAAATAATTTACCAATTATAGTTTTTGACATGAATACAAATGGCAATTTATTAAAGCTCGTATCTGGAGAAAAAATTGGTACTATTGTTGATAATTAA
- the frr gene encoding ribosome recycling factor, giving the protein MNEEIEFILDTAKEAMNSAVDHLIKELRSIRAGKATPAMLGTVMVDYYGAQTPLGQVANINTPDPRTISVQPWEKNMLQPIEKAIQIANLGFNPMNNGDIIMINVPPLTEERRIELAKQAKAEAEHAKVGIRNARKEANNEIKKLDISDDMKKISEDDVQKLTDTFVKNIDEKFSVKEKEIMTV; this is encoded by the coding sequence ATGAACGAAGAAATTGAATTTATTTTAGATACCGCTAAAGAAGCAATGAATAGCGCAGTAGATCACTTAATAAAAGAACTACGTTCTATAAGAGCAGGAAAAGCAACACCTGCAATGCTAGGAACAGTAATGGTAGATTATTATGGTGCACAAACCCCTTTAGGGCAAGTAGCTAATATAAATACCCCAGATCCTAGAACTATTTCTGTACAACCTTGGGAAAAAAACATGCTGCAACCCATAGAAAAAGCAATTCAAATTGCAAACCTTGGTTTTAATCCTATGAATAATGGCGACATTATTATGATAAATGTTCCTCCGCTTACTGAAGAAAGAAGGATTGAGCTAGCAAAACAAGCAAAAGCAGAGGCAGAACATGCTAAAGTTGGTATAAGAAATGCCAGAAAAGAGGCAAATAATGAAATAAAAAAGTTAGATATATCAGACGATATGAAGAAAATATCTGAAGATGATGTTCAAAAATTAACAGATACATTTGTAAAAAATATAGACGAAAAATTCTCTGTAAAAGAAAAAGAAATTATGACTGTTTAA